The nucleotide window AGAATTAGGAATGGGAGCCATTTCAAACTCCGGCTTTCACGGAATTACACAAGTCATCTATGAATACACTTCATCCGCCGCGAATAACGGATCGGGGTTTGAAGGATTAGGAGATAATACGCCATTTTGGAATATTTCAACTGGCCTTGTGATGTATTTGGGACGTTATTTTGGGTTAGTCACAATGCTTGCGGTCGCAGCATCTTTAAAAGAAAAGACTTTGGCACCGGAAACAGTTGGGACGTTTCGTACAGATAATGGTTTATTCGGTGGTATTTTTGTAGGAACAATTTTCCTTGTAGGTGCTTTGACATTTTTCCCAATTTTAGTTTTAGGACCAATTGCTGAATTTCTCACTTTGAAGTGATGGAGGATAGAACATGAGTAAATCATCTGCATTTATAAAAGAAAAACATGAACAGACATCTTCTTCTTTACGGTTAGTGGAAGATGAAGGAATCCGAAAAGCAAAGACAATGGATTCCGATATTGTGAAAACAGCCATAAAGCAATCGTTTACTAAACTTGATCCGAGAGTGATGGTAAAGAATCCAATTATGTTCATTGTAGAAATTGGCTTTTGTGTTACCCTAGTGCTGTCGTTCCTACCCAGTGAAAATCTGCCGGGTTGGTTTAACATCACTGTATCTATGATTCTATTATTTACAGTTTTGTTTGCGAATTTTGCAGAAGCGTTGGCAGAAGGACGTGGGAAGGCACAAGCTGATTCATTAAAGCAATCCAAACAAGATATTTGGGCAAATCTTATAAAAAATGACAAAGTGATGAAGGTAGCAGCAACAGAGCTTCGTAAAGGAGACATTGTCGTTGTAAAGCAAGGAGAAATGATTCCCAGTGACGGAGAAGTAATTAAAGGCTTGGCATCTGTTGATGAGTCAGCTATTACAGGCGAGTCCGCACCTGTGCTAAAAGAAGCAGGAGGCGATTTTAGCTCTGTAACAGGTGGAACTCTTGTTGTCAGCGATGAGATTACGATTCGTATCACTAGTAATCCAGGCGAGTCCTTCCTGGACAAAATGATTGCGCTTGTAGAAGGAGCAAAAAGACAAAAAACCCCGAATGAAATTGCACTCAATACAGTTTTGTTCAGTTTAACATTAGTATTTCTATTGGTGATCGTAACGCTTCCAGTGTTCACAAATTATCTGGGCTTCTCAATTGATACAGCCGTTCTTGTCGCGCTTCTTGTATGTTTAATTCCAACCACAATCGGAGGGTTATTGTCAGCCATCGGAATTGCAGGGATGGATCGTGTGACGAAATTTAACGTGTTGGCTATGTCAGGAAAAGCGGTTGAAGCTGCTGGAGATATTAATACAATTATTTTGGATAAAACGGGAACGATTACATTTGGAAATCGAATGGCCCATACGTTGATTGCTGTATCAGGAGAAACAGTAGAAGAGCTTGCGTATTGGGCTGGAATAAGCTCTTGTATGGATGAAACACCGGAGGGCCGATCTGTTGTAGAATATATAAACAATAAAGGGTGGTTTAGTAACGGGACAATAGAAGGTGAATTTATTCCGTTTAAAGCTGAAACACGTATGAGTGGTATGGATTTACATGACGGAACGAAGGTGCGCAAAGGTGCTGTCAACGCAGTTATCAATTGGGTGATGCAGCAAGGAGGAAACATTCCTCTAGATCTTTCCAAACGAGCAGATTTAATTGCGAAGGAAGGCGGAACACCGTTAGCTGTAGCTGTAAACAATAAAATTTATGGATTGATTTATCTAAAAGATACAGTGAAACCAGGTATGCGTGAGCGTTTTGAGGAGCTTCGTCGTATGGGTATTAAAACGGTAATGTGTACAGGAGACAATCCGCTGACAGCGGCCACGATTGCAAAGGAAGCTGGCGTAGATGAATTTATTGCCGAATGTAAACCAGAGGACAAAATAGCTGTCATTAAAGCAGAGCAAGCGAAAGGAAAGCTAGTGGCCATGACTGGTGATGGTACAAATGACGCACCGGCTCTGGCCCAAGCCGATGTAGGTCTTGCGATGAACAGCGGGACGTCAGCAGCAAAAGAAGCGGCGAATATGATTGACTTAGATTCAAACCCAACCAAAATTATTGAAGTTGTAGCTATTGGTAAGCAGTTGCTTATGACACGCGGAGCTTTGACAACATTCAGTATTGCGAACGATGTGGCAAAATATTTTGCAATTATCCCAGCCATGTTTACAGCAGCTATCCCGCAAATGGAGATGCTGAATGTAATGGGATTGCATTCCCCCTTATCTGCAATTTTATCGGCATTAATCTTCAATGCTATTATCATTCCATTGCTCATTCCGTTAGCAATGAAGGGTGTATCGTATAAGCCAATGAGCTCCAATGCATTGTTAAGCCGTAATTTGTTCATTTACGGATTTGGCGGTATGATTGTTCCGTTTATTGGTATAAAGGTCATTGATGTATTCGTAGGATTATTCGTATAG belongs to Ectobacillus sp. JY-23 and includes:
- the kdpB gene encoding potassium-transporting ATPase subunit KdpB — encoded protein: MSKSSAFIKEKHEQTSSSLRLVEDEGIRKAKTMDSDIVKTAIKQSFTKLDPRVMVKNPIMFIVEIGFCVTLVLSFLPSENLPGWFNITVSMILLFTVLFANFAEALAEGRGKAQADSLKQSKQDIWANLIKNDKVMKVAATELRKGDIVVVKQGEMIPSDGEVIKGLASVDESAITGESAPVLKEAGGDFSSVTGGTLVVSDEITIRITSNPGESFLDKMIALVEGAKRQKTPNEIALNTVLFSLTLVFLLVIVTLPVFTNYLGFSIDTAVLVALLVCLIPTTIGGLLSAIGIAGMDRVTKFNVLAMSGKAVEAAGDINTIILDKTGTITFGNRMAHTLIAVSGETVEELAYWAGISSCMDETPEGRSVVEYINNKGWFSNGTIEGEFIPFKAETRMSGMDLHDGTKVRKGAVNAVINWVMQQGGNIPLDLSKRADLIAKEGGTPLAVAVNNKIYGLIYLKDTVKPGMRERFEELRRMGIKTVMCTGDNPLTAATIAKEAGVDEFIAECKPEDKIAVIKAEQAKGKLVAMTGDGTNDAPALAQADVGLAMNSGTSAAKEAANMIDLDSNPTKIIEVVAIGKQLLMTRGALTTFSIANDVAKYFAIIPAMFTAAIPQMEMLNVMGLHSPLSAILSALIFNAIIIPLLIPLAMKGVSYKPMSSNALLSRNLFIYGFGGMIVPFIGIKVIDVFVGLFV